One Granulicella sp. 5B5 DNA window includes the following coding sequences:
- a CDS encoding sugar transferase: protein MSESSAGSVSSSIFALQEGGSAAASEGIGGGHVSDRGTGIAHGSTRGPSALFSYRILKRGLDLFLVLLCSPVLIPLFIVISAAVRISSPGPVFFSHRRLRGHGKFFTMWKFRTMCVNSQEVLEEYLAANPTARLEWHRTHKLKDDPRVTRIGAFLRRSSLDELPQLWNVFLGSMTLVGPRPIVAAEVEKYGPGFIAYCKVKPGITGLWQVSGRSSTSYQRRIELDCAYVDNWSFLGDVVILFKTLGTVVKQHGAY from the coding sequence ATGAGTGAGTCTAGTGCAGGATCTGTTTCGAGTTCCATCTTTGCCCTCCAGGAGGGCGGCAGCGCTGCTGCGTCGGAGGGTATCGGCGGAGGCCATGTCTCTGATCGCGGCACCGGCATTGCACATGGTTCGACCCGTGGCCCCTCTGCCCTCTTCAGCTACCGCATCCTCAAGCGCGGGCTCGATCTCTTTTTGGTTCTTCTCTGCTCGCCGGTGCTTATTCCTCTGTTCATCGTCATCTCTGCCGCGGTGCGGATCAGTTCGCCGGGCCCGGTCTTCTTCTCGCACCGTCGTCTGCGCGGGCACGGCAAGTTCTTCACCATGTGGAAGTTCCGCACCATGTGCGTCAACTCGCAGGAGGTGCTGGAGGAGTATCTTGCCGCCAACCCCACAGCACGCCTGGAGTGGCATCGCACGCACAAGCTCAAGGACGATCCCCGCGTCACCCGGATCGGTGCCTTCCTGCGCCGCTCCAGTCTCGATGAGCTTCCTCAGCTCTGGAACGTCTTTCTTGGTTCCATGACGCTCGTCGGCCCCCGCCCCATCGTCGCCGCCGAAGTGGAAAAGTACGGTCCTGGCTTCATCGCCTACTGTAAGGTCAAGCCTGGTATCACCGGCCTCTGGCAGGTCTCCGGCCGCAGCAGCACCAGCTATCAGCGCCGCATTGAGCTCGACTGCGCCTACGTCGACAACTGGTCCTTTCTCGGCGACGTCGTCATCCTCTTCAAAACCCTCGGCACCGTCGTCAAGCAGCACGGCGCCTACTAG
- a CDS encoding DciA family protein: MRDLLRDSLSRSLRELSDEDRLAAAWSVACGPALAGHGELLQLDHERVLHVRVASQLWMQQFLHMRSALANDLARIAGVSLSSIRFDLPAPPPRPPRRPASKA; encoded by the coding sequence ATGCGCGATCTGCTCCGCGACTCTCTCAGTCGCAGCCTCCGTGAGCTCTCCGACGAGGACCGTCTCGCCGCCGCCTGGTCTGTTGCATGCGGCCCGGCACTAGCCGGTCACGGTGAGCTCCTGCAACTCGACCACGAACGCGTCCTGCACGTCCGCGTGGCCTCGCAGCTCTGGATGCAGCAGTTCCTGCACATGCGTTCCGCGCTCGCCAATGATCTAGCCCGCATCGCCGGTGTCTCACTTTCTTCCATCCGGTTCGATCTCCCCGCTCCGCCCCCGCGCCCTCCACGCCGGCCTGCATCGAAAGCCTGA
- the gatC gene encoding Asp-tRNA(Asn)/Glu-tRNA(Gln) amidotransferase subunit GatC: MSTTASPEAHAGVSLDDVQHVADLANLELTPEELPRMAHDLNAILGHIAQLQELDTTQIEPMAQVAEALGIAPALAGESLRADVIKPCIDRAAVMSQAPESDGRFFKVPKVIER; this comes from the coding sequence ATGTCCACTACCGCCTCCCCTGAGGCCCACGCCGGAGTCTCCCTCGACGACGTTCAACACGTCGCCGACCTAGCCAACCTCGAGCTCACTCCCGAAGAGCTCCCACGCATGGCCCACGATCTCAACGCCATCCTCGGACACATCGCCCAGCTGCAGGAGCTCGACACCACGCAGATTGAGCCGATGGCCCAGGTCGCCGAGGCCCTCGGCATCGCCCCCGCGCTTGCCGGCGAGTCTCTCCGCGCAGACGTCATCAAGCCCTGCATCGACCGCGCCGCCGTCATGTCCCAGGCCCCCGAGTCCGACGGCCGCTTCTTCAAGGTCCCTAAGGTCATCGAGCGATAA